From one Polynucleobacter sp. UK-FUSCHL-C3 genomic stretch:
- a CDS encoding peptidylprolyl isomerase, giving the protein MLNSKKILVALSFAFVTTAVSAQNAAIVNGKAIPKAQLDRLIKNSGQSATDPKIREQGRELLITRELVIQESDKRGLTQKEEVKDQMEQARLGVLVSALFDDYIDKGGITEDDYKAAYESVKSQFGGKEYKVRHILVEKESEAKALIAKIKAGAKFEDLAKANSKDPGSAPNGGDLDWVSDKALVPEFSKVMVTLKKGQMTDQPVKTQFGWHIIKLEDVRDVKVPTMAEIKDQLKQMMLQDQAWQKAKFAEMMKKMREKARIE; this is encoded by the coding sequence ATGCTTAATTCCAAGAAAATCCTTGTAGCCCTCTCATTTGCCTTTGTTACCACTGCGGTCTCAGCTCAAAACGCCGCAATCGTCAATGGCAAGGCCATTCCAAAAGCACAGCTCGATCGCTTAATTAAGAACTCTGGTCAATCGGCTACGGATCCTAAGATACGTGAACAAGGTCGTGAGTTATTAATAACCCGTGAGCTTGTCATACAGGAGTCGGATAAGCGCGGCCTTACTCAGAAAGAGGAAGTGAAAGATCAAATGGAACAAGCTCGCTTAGGCGTCTTGGTCTCTGCTTTGTTTGATGATTACATTGATAAGGGTGGCATTACTGAGGATGATTACAAAGCAGCCTATGAATCAGTCAAGAGCCAATTTGGTGGTAAAGAATATAAAGTCCGCCATATCCTAGTTGAGAAAGAGTCTGAGGCCAAAGCTTTGATTGCTAAGATTAAGGCGGGTGCCAAGTTTGAAGATCTAGCCAAAGCGAACTCTAAAGATCCAGGCTCTGCTCCTAACGGTGGTGATCTGGATTGGGTTAGTGATAAGGCCTTGGTACCAGAGTTTTCTAAAGTCATGGTTACCTTGAAGAAAGGTCAAATGACCGATCAGCCCGTTAAGACTCAATTTGGTTGGCACATTATTAAGCTTGAGGACGTTCGGGATGTGAAAGTACCCACCATGGCTGAGATCAAAGATCAGCTTAAGCAAATGATGTTGCAAGACCAGGCCTGGCAAAAGGCAAAGTTTGCTGAGATGATGAAAAAGATGCGTGAGAAAGCGCGTATTGAGTAA
- a CDS encoding BolA family protein: MSKNQERIVLFEAALQQQLQPSHLAIEDESHLHAGHAGAASGGGHFRITLTAPAFAGLNRVARHRLVYEALNAYIPTEIHALAIHALAPNES, translated from the coding sequence ATGAGCAAGAATCAAGAACGTATTGTTTTATTTGAGGCCGCTCTGCAGCAGCAACTGCAACCATCGCATCTTGCGATTGAGGATGAAAGTCATTTGCATGCAGGTCATGCTGGGGCAGCAAGTGGCGGCGGTCATTTTCGGATTACACTCACCGCACCTGCATTTGCTGGACTCAATCGAGTTGCCCGTCACCGCTTGGTGTATGAGGCGCTGAACGCTTACATCCCCACAGAAATCCACGCCCTCGCAATTCATGCTCTTGCACCAAATGAGTCATAA
- a CDS encoding septation protein A — translation MKFLFDLFPVILFFVAFKLADIYVATLVAIAATIAQIVWLIARRKKVEGMQWASLILIVFFGGLTILLKDKTFIQWKPTVLYWLFAAVLFISAQFFKKNWIESLMGKQITLKPDSPKSLWLKLNHAWALFFFFMGVLNIYVAYTFSEDIWVNFKLFGGIGLLIAFVIAQGLWLSRHMEAEQS, via the coding sequence ATGAAATTTCTGTTTGATCTATTCCCGGTCATTCTCTTTTTTGTAGCATTCAAGTTAGCAGATATTTATGTTGCTACCTTGGTGGCAATTGCTGCCACGATTGCACAGATCGTTTGGCTCATTGCACGCCGTAAGAAGGTGGAAGGCATGCAATGGGCCAGCTTAATCTTGATCGTGTTCTTTGGTGGCTTAACCATTCTCCTGAAAGACAAAACCTTTATTCAGTGGAAGCCTACGGTCTTGTATTGGCTATTTGCTGCGGTCCTGTTCATTAGTGCGCAGTTCTTCAAGAAGAATTGGATTGAGAGCCTCATGGGTAAGCAAATAACGCTCAAGCCCGATAGTCCTAAATCACTTTGGCTCAAACTCAATCATGCTTGGGCACTCTTCTTCTTTTTCATGGGTGTACTTAACATCTATGTTGCCTATACTTTCTCTGAAGATATTTGGGTGAACTTCAAACTATTTGGTGGCATTGGTTTGCTGATTGCCTTTGTGATTGCCCAAGGCCTATGGTTAAGTCGTCATATGGAAGCAGAGCAATCATGA
- the msrB gene encoding peptide-methionine (R)-S-oxide reductase MsrB, with the protein MTKSDDQYRQELSEIEYRVTRHAATEPPFTGRYWDHWDEGRYHCVCCGTPLFISATKFDAGCGWPSYHTPFNTEVISEHRDTTHGMIRTEVKCSKCDAHLGHVFEDGPMPSGLRYCINSASLRFEPSNNAKSGHSS; encoded by the coding sequence ATGACTAAATCAGACGACCAATACCGTCAAGAACTCAGCGAGATCGAATACCGGGTTACGCGCCATGCCGCCACCGAGCCACCGTTTACAGGTCGCTACTGGGATCATTGGGACGAAGGTCGCTATCACTGTGTGTGCTGCGGTACGCCGCTGTTTATCTCGGCGACTAAGTTTGATGCTGGTTGTGGCTGGCCAAGTTATCACACACCATTTAACACCGAGGTCATTAGCGAGCATCGTGATACAACGCATGGCATGATTCGCACGGAAGTGAAATGCTCTAAGTGCGATGCGCATTTGGGTCATGTTTTTGAAGATGGCCCCATGCCCAGTGGACTGCGCTATTGCATTAACTCCGCCTCCTTACGTTTTGAGCCAAGCAATAATGCCAAATCGGGTCACTCATCATGA
- a CDS encoding protein adenylyltransferase SelO: MAFPLQGEDTCQHLLPTPLPNPYWVGFESNLAKELGITVDASGLPQDPRWLEVLSGIALETHEHTFADPIATVYSGHQFGIWAGQLGDGRAILLGDLRGYELQLKGSGITRYSRMGDGRAVLRSSIREFLCSEAMHALGVPTSRALAVTGSKKSVLRESLETAAVCTRLAPSFIRVGHFEHFAAARSTEHLTTMADYLLTHHYPECQGTDDPYLALFAAISERTAKLVAHWQAIGFCHGVLNSDNISILGLTIDYGPFGFLDRFQMDHICNHSDGQGRYAYQRQPQIMHWNMACLAGAMLPLIETRYGSELAQEHLQKTLEEFPEIYRAAWLKHFRTKLGLLTPNPDDTSLVESLLQLMHHNRVDFTNTFRALSHFDASHDARSNPLRDQFLNRDAFDTWMQSYVARLKEEKCSHAERQSHMLATNPKFVLRNYLAQIAIEKAQNDDFSEVKRLLAVLQDPFSEQPGLEEYAAPPPAALEHIEVSCSS, translated from the coding sequence ATGGCATTTCCGCTACAGGGTGAAGACACCTGTCAACATCTCCTGCCCACGCCATTGCCAAATCCTTATTGGGTTGGCTTTGAAAGCAATCTTGCCAAAGAACTTGGTATTACTGTAGACGCATCGGGCTTACCGCAAGACCCACGATGGTTAGAGGTCTTGAGCGGCATTGCTCTAGAGACCCATGAACATACCTTTGCCGATCCAATTGCCACGGTGTATAGCGGCCATCAATTTGGGATATGGGCAGGTCAATTAGGCGATGGGCGCGCCATTCTGCTGGGTGATCTACGAGGCTATGAGCTTCAGTTAAAAGGTTCTGGCATCACGCGCTATTCACGCATGGGCGATGGCCGTGCAGTTTTGCGTTCCTCGATTCGGGAGTTCTTGTGCAGTGAGGCGATGCATGCACTGGGGGTGCCTACTAGTCGCGCTCTAGCGGTCACCGGTTCTAAAAAATCTGTACTTCGTGAGAGTCTCGAGACCGCAGCGGTCTGTACGCGACTTGCCCCCAGTTTTATCCGAGTGGGTCACTTTGAACACTTCGCCGCTGCACGCTCTACTGAGCATCTCACCACCATGGCTGATTATTTACTTACGCATCACTATCCAGAATGTCAAGGTACAGATGACCCCTATCTTGCATTGTTTGCAGCGATCAGCGAACGTACTGCAAAACTAGTTGCTCACTGGCAAGCGATTGGCTTTTGCCATGGCGTATTAAATAGTGACAACATTAGTATCTTGGGTCTCACAATTGATTATGGCCCCTTTGGCTTTTTAGATCGTTTCCAAATGGACCACATCTGCAATCATAGTGACGGTCAAGGTCGGTATGCCTATCAACGTCAACCACAGATCATGCACTGGAATATGGCCTGCTTAGCTGGGGCAATGCTTCCTTTAATCGAGACTCGCTACGGTAGCGAGCTTGCGCAAGAGCACTTACAAAAAACCTTAGAGGAGTTTCCAGAGATCTATCGTGCCGCTTGGTTAAAACACTTTAGAACGAAGCTTGGTTTATTGACCCCTAATCCTGACGATACATCTTTAGTGGAGTCACTCTTGCAGTTGATGCATCACAATCGCGTCGACTTTACTAATACCTTTAGAGCGCTCTCGCATTTTGATGCAAGCCATGATGCTCGATCCAACCCCTTACGCGATCAGTTCTTAAATCGGGACGCTTTTGATACCTGGATGCAATCCTATGTCGCTCGCCTCAAGGAAGAGAAGTGTTCCCATGCAGAACGTCAGTCTCACATGCTAGCCACAAATCCTAAGTTTGTATTGCGTAATTATTTAGCCCAGATAGCAATTGAGAAAGCCCAAAACGATGATTTCTCGGAAGTGAAGCGCTTGCTAGCAGTCCTTCAAGACCCGTTTTCCGAACAGCCCGGTCTCGAAGAATACGCCGCCCCTCCCCCTGCCGCACTAGAGCATATTGAGGTCAGCTGTTCTTCTTAA
- a CDS encoding NRDE family protein has protein sequence MCLILFAWKSHPKYPLVVAANRDEFYERNTAGIGWWPEHPHILAGRDQADVIGSPGTWLGLTKNGRFSALTNVRSPSEKKPDARTRGELPLMYLSGADKPDHFVEKHSKRFDQYNGFNLLMADLSDPSNAEMHWVSNRVVMGKSVRPRKTFPTQSLTPGVYGLSNAMLDTPWPKVNHRIAAFAQTLAMDTGNLKHADQYLHLLADDHEAPDRELPNTGVSLEWEKALSAAFIRTQHYGTRSSTVLRVRNDGNYEVVERRFDANGVIAHDVITGNLIGSAWANYSV, from the coding sequence ATGTGCCTCATTTTATTTGCCTGGAAATCTCACCCAAAGTACCCCTTGGTCGTTGCTGCCAATCGGGATGAGTTTTATGAACGCAATACTGCGGGTATTGGCTGGTGGCCAGAACATCCCCATATCCTAGCAGGACGTGATCAAGCCGATGTCATTGGCAGTCCTGGTACCTGGTTGGGTCTTACTAAAAATGGGCGCTTCTCTGCCCTCACCAATGTACGCTCACCCAGTGAGAAAAAACCGGATGCCCGGACTCGTGGTGAACTGCCACTCATGTACCTCTCAGGTGCCGATAAACCAGATCACTTTGTTGAAAAACATAGTAAGCGTTTTGATCAGTACAACGGCTTTAATCTCCTCATGGCAGATTTGAGTGACCCTAGCAATGCAGAAATGCATTGGGTTAGTAATCGGGTGGTCATGGGTAAATCGGTGCGACCTCGCAAAACATTCCCGACCCAATCACTCACTCCTGGTGTGTATGGACTTTCGAATGCAATGCTCGATACCCCATGGCCCAAGGTGAACCATCGTATCGCTGCGTTTGCCCAAACTCTTGCCATGGATACAGGCAATCTCAAGCACGCTGATCAATATCTGCATTTACTTGCAGACGATCATGAAGCACCAGATAGAGAACTCCCCAACACTGGTGTGAGCCTAGAGTGGGAGAAAGCTCTGTCGGCCGCCTTTATACGTACGCAACACTATGGCACACGATCAAGTACTGTCTTGCGCGTGCGCAATGATGGCAACTATGAGGTCGTTGAGCGTCGCTTTGATGCCAATGGTGTAATCGCACACGATGTGATTACCGGCAATTTAATTGGGTCAGCCTGGGCTAATTACTCGGTGTAA
- a CDS encoding folate-binding protein: MTEHQVTELRDWGLLLVEGPDASSFLQGQLTNSVLGMTRTPPAAIAQDHSGVRLSGYCTAKGRLLASAWICLSTHAEQDRFALFVSRDLAATFAKRLAMFVLRSKAKVVDVSHEWTVYGVLGPANTLPANLPSDAIALTMTHPSGTSDQKRILFATQTPLPSQSASSEHLDAWNAAEIASAIPRIVLATQDQFVPQMINLESIGGVDFKKGCYPGQEVVARSQYRGAIKRRLYLAQVETALALAGPATEVVHEDDPNQPAGMVVLSAQHPTQTGLVSLQIECKSELAQSGKLHLGKADGPALLLGNLPYSLIEI, from the coding sequence ATGACCGAACACCAAGTAACCGAGTTACGTGATTGGGGACTCCTTTTGGTAGAAGGCCCAGATGCTAGCTCCTTTTTACAAGGACAATTGACCAACTCCGTATTAGGAATGACTCGTACACCTCCCGCAGCGATTGCTCAGGATCATTCTGGTGTGCGTCTCTCGGGTTACTGCACCGCCAAGGGGCGTTTACTGGCGAGCGCTTGGATTTGTTTGTCAACGCATGCAGAGCAAGACCGTTTCGCCCTGTTTGTATCGCGCGACCTGGCCGCTACGTTTGCAAAACGCTTAGCCATGTTTGTGTTGCGCTCTAAAGCAAAGGTTGTAGATGTTAGTCATGAGTGGACAGTCTATGGCGTACTTGGTCCGGCAAATACATTACCTGCAAACTTACCGAGCGATGCGATTGCTCTCACCATGACCCATCCCTCAGGTACTAGTGATCAAAAACGTATTCTGTTTGCGACACAAACACCACTTCCATCACAAAGCGCATCTTCCGAACATCTTGATGCATGGAATGCTGCTGAGATAGCCAGTGCAATACCACGCATTGTTTTGGCGACCCAAGATCAGTTTGTACCGCAGATGATCAACCTAGAATCCATTGGTGGGGTCGACTTCAAAAAAGGGTGCTACCCCGGACAAGAGGTGGTGGCGCGCAGTCAATACCGTGGCGCTATTAAACGTCGCCTATATCTTGCCCAAGTTGAGACCGCTCTTGCGCTTGCAGGTCCTGCTACCGAAGTTGTTCATGAGGATGATCCAAACCAGCCAGCCGGTATGGTGGTCTTATCCGCCCAGCATCCTACCCAAACGGGGCTTGTGTCCCTGCAGATCGAGTGCAAGTCTGAGTTGGCCCAAAGCGGCAAATTACATCTCGGTAAGGCGGATGGCCCTGCATTGCTATTAGGAAATCTGCCATATTCCCTGATTGAAATTTAA
- the mltG gene encoding endolytic transglycosylase MltG, giving the protein MISKLRTGILIALTLIGLYYLALFTWGVVPKPKEGITAEQRFKVLPKSGVSSIAKQLQDQGMSSPAWLFQVGARSLWVGSKLKPGTYAFPANASLGSVLLQMARGDRIRESVKIIPGMSIWQVRAAMDAHPAMTLQSNRLDPSQFVKAVGLDAESAEGYFLPDTYIFDPDEIDLVIYKRALAAMQKQLAGAWDLYTKANPEGGALKSPYQLLILASIVEKETGQASERGMISAVFQNRLKRGMMLQTDPTVIYGIGPKFDGDIKKADLRRDTPYNTYMRYGLPPTPIAMPSKESLLAAAQPAVSNALYFVARGDGSSQFSTNLKEHEAAVDRYQRNPAKSASKPAR; this is encoded by the coding sequence TTGATCTCTAAATTACGAACGGGCATCCTGATTGCCTTGACCCTGATTGGGCTTTATTACCTTGCATTGTTTACATGGGGGGTTGTGCCCAAGCCAAAAGAAGGCATCACTGCAGAGCAACGCTTTAAGGTATTACCCAAATCGGGCGTCTCTAGCATTGCTAAGCAATTGCAAGACCAAGGCATGAGCTCCCCAGCTTGGCTTTTTCAGGTGGGGGCCCGATCTTTATGGGTGGGCTCTAAACTCAAACCCGGGACCTACGCGTTTCCTGCCAATGCCAGTTTGGGCAGCGTCTTGCTACAAATGGCTCGGGGTGATCGAATTCGGGAGAGCGTCAAGATCATCCCCGGGATGAGTATTTGGCAGGTTAGGGCAGCGATGGATGCGCACCCCGCCATGACTCTTCAAAGTAATCGCCTAGACCCAAGCCAATTTGTGAAGGCTGTGGGTTTGGATGCCGAAAGTGCAGAGGGCTATTTCCTACCAGATACCTATATTTTTGATCCCGATGAAATTGATTTAGTGATTTATAAGCGCGCACTCGCAGCGATGCAAAAACAATTGGCTGGCGCTTGGGATCTTTACACCAAAGCCAATCCTGAGGGAGGGGCGTTAAAAAGCCCCTATCAGTTACTAATCCTCGCCTCCATTGTTGAGAAAGAAACGGGTCAGGCAAGCGAACGAGGCATGATCTCGGCAGTGTTTCAGAATCGATTAAAGAGGGGCATGATGCTGCAAACAGATCCCACTGTCATTTATGGCATTGGCCCAAAGTTTGATGGCGATATTAAGAAAGCCGATCTGCGCCGAGATACTCCCTACAATACCTATATGCGTTATGGACTGCCTCCAACCCCCATTGCAATGCCATCGAAAGAGTCCTTGCTGGCAGCCGCTCAGCCTGCAGTATCGAATGCTCTGTATTTTGTGGCACGCGGTGATGGTAGCAGCCAGTTCTCGACTAATTTGAAAGAACACGAGGCGGCGGTGGATCGCTACCAACGCAATCCGGCGAAGTCCGCCTCTAAACCAGCGAGATAA
- the tmk gene encoding dTMP kinase, with the protein MTKPNYPGFFISFEGIDGAGKSTHLEAFAKHLRERYQGKEIVLTREPGGTPLGEELRKLLLNQAMHIETEALLMFAARREHLSEVIEPALQAGKIVISDRFTDASFAYQGGGRGLSLEKLNALEQLVQGRVGGLIQPNLTLLFDLPGNVAEERRSKARSPDKFEQLDLSFFEKVRGEYLRRAKADPERFMVINALQTPDAIWQQLQEICLDY; encoded by the coding sequence GTGACCAAGCCTAATTACCCTGGATTCTTTATCAGCTTTGAGGGCATTGATGGAGCGGGTAAAAGCACTCATCTTGAGGCCTTTGCGAAGCATTTGCGAGAGCGCTATCAAGGGAAGGAGATTGTTCTCACCCGTGAGCCTGGGGGTACCCCATTGGGAGAGGAGTTAAGAAAGCTGCTCCTGAATCAAGCCATGCATATTGAGACCGAAGCCCTGTTGATGTTTGCCGCCCGGCGAGAGCATTTGTCCGAGGTAATTGAGCCTGCCCTTCAGGCTGGAAAGATTGTGATCTCCGATCGCTTCACCGATGCGAGTTTTGCGTATCAGGGGGGAGGGCGTGGTTTGAGCCTAGAGAAGCTCAATGCTCTTGAGCAATTGGTGCAGGGTAGGGTGGGGGGTCTTATTCAGCCAAACCTAACGTTGCTGTTTGACCTCCCTGGGAATGTTGCCGAAGAGCGCCGCTCAAAAGCACGCTCCCCCGATAAATTTGAGCAGTTGGATTTAAGCTTTTTTGAGAAGGTTCGGGGTGAGTATTTGCGCCGAGCTAAAGCAGATCCAGAGCGATTTATGGTCATTAATGCCTTACAGACCCCAGATGCCATCTGGCAACAGCTTCAAGAAATCTGTTTAGATTACTAG
- a CDS encoding DNA polymerase III subunit delta', which produces MEIENPNYESQVGRSVYPWHVDAWEQFNLENLPQAILLHGQAGIGKLDFALELSQAILCEADLFSSGVKPCKECQACRWFETANHPDFIGLVPALYQHRMPHAELEGMPKPEVEEVEDKEEGDGKKESAFIKIEQVRRAIEAINVGTHRGGQRVVLIYPLEGLRPDAANTLLKSLEEPNAQTIFILLSDRLDRVLPTIRSRCQLIALPKPQRAIALQWLSTHLGSLSEQKISSEEIEASLDEQGGAPLAAKEVILARRLSDDKDSMALASSATRLLLEALSKGRDIPWIDCAEKIYKAPFGILLACMQRWLFDIQSAKQAGEARYYRRHEKHVQALAQQVNMNKLLKLWKLVLLARRHENHPLSTRVQLESLLLQYQQLFAD; this is translated from the coding sequence ATGGAAATAGAAAATCCTAATTATGAAAGCCAGGTGGGCCGGTCGGTATACCCCTGGCATGTTGATGCTTGGGAGCAGTTCAATCTTGAGAACCTTCCCCAAGCGATCTTGCTACATGGGCAAGCGGGGATTGGTAAATTAGACTTTGCCTTGGAGCTATCTCAGGCTATTTTGTGTGAGGCCGATCTATTCTCCTCGGGGGTAAAGCCCTGTAAGGAATGCCAAGCCTGCCGCTGGTTTGAGACTGCCAACCATCCTGATTTTATTGGTCTCGTGCCAGCCCTCTATCAGCACCGTATGCCCCATGCTGAATTGGAGGGGATGCCCAAACCCGAAGTGGAGGAAGTGGAAGACAAAGAGGAGGGCGACGGAAAGAAGGAGAGCGCCTTTATCAAAATCGAGCAGGTGCGAAGGGCAATTGAGGCCATTAATGTGGGAACCCATCGAGGTGGTCAGCGCGTTGTTTTGATCTATCCCCTTGAGGGTTTGCGGCCTGATGCTGCAAATACCTTACTGAAATCTCTTGAAGAGCCCAATGCGCAAACTATTTTTATTCTCCTAAGCGATCGTCTTGATCGAGTGTTGCCTACTATTCGCTCGCGCTGCCAGTTGATAGCACTGCCTAAGCCTCAACGTGCAATTGCTTTGCAATGGTTAAGCACTCATTTGGGATCTTTGTCTGAGCAAAAAATTAGTTCAGAAGAAATAGAGGCCAGCCTAGACGAGCAAGGCGGGGCACCGTTAGCCGCCAAGGAAGTGATCTTGGCGCGCCGTCTAAGTGATGATAAAGATAGCATGGCTCTGGCGAGTTCTGCGACTCGCTTGTTATTAGAGGCGCTAAGTAAGGGGCGCGATATTCCATGGATAGACTGTGCTGAGAAAATCTATAAAGCACCCTTTGGCATTCTTTTGGCATGCATGCAGCGTTGGTTGTTTGATATACAGTCGGCAAAGCAAGCGGGTGAAGCGCGCTATTACCGCAGGCATGAAAAGCATGTTCAGGCCTTGGCCCAGCAGGTCAATATGAACAAACTGCTTAAGTTATGGAAGCTTGTGCTTCTTGCTAGGCGCCATGAGAATCATCCTTTATCAACAAGGGTTCAACTAGAATCCTTACTTTTGCAGTACCAGCAGCTTTTTGCAGACTAA
- a CDS encoding TatD family hydrolase has translation MFIDSHCHLDFPEYQERLPEVLENMARAKVTHALCISVDIPDFPKVKLLAQSHPNLFASVGVHPDYEDTPEPTLEFLIEEAKDPKVIAIGETGLDYYRMGERSYESMEWQRERFRTHIRAALAAKKPLIIHTRSASEDTLKIMQEEGAGRIGGVMHCFTESYEVAKAAIEMGFYISFSGIVTFKSAKDLQATCKALPIERILIETDSPYLAPVPHRGQTNEPAWVSHVAGFIADLRGVSVESIAEHTTHNFYQCFQLNRSDS, from the coding sequence ATGTTTATTGATTCGCATTGCCACCTCGATTTCCCAGAATACCAAGAACGTCTTCCTGAAGTTCTGGAGAATATGGCGCGAGCCAAGGTAACGCATGCCTTGTGTATTTCAGTGGATATTCCAGATTTCCCCAAGGTGAAACTCTTGGCGCAATCCCACCCTAATTTGTTTGCCTCGGTCGGTGTTCATCCTGATTACGAAGACACGCCCGAGCCTACTTTAGAGTTTTTGATCGAGGAGGCTAAAGATCCTAAGGTGATTGCGATTGGTGAGACCGGTTTAGATTACTACCGCATGGGCGAGCGCTCCTATGAGTCGATGGAGTGGCAACGCGAGCGCTTTCGTACTCATATTCGGGCGGCATTGGCTGCAAAGAAGCCATTAATAATTCATACACGTTCAGCCTCGGAGGACACCCTCAAAATTATGCAGGAGGAGGGTGCAGGGCGGATTGGTGGGGTAATGCATTGTTTTACTGAGAGTTATGAGGTTGCAAAAGCAGCTATCGAGATGGGTTTTTATATCTCGTTCTCGGGTATTGTGACCTTTAAGAGCGCCAAGGATCTCCAGGCAACTTGCAAAGCATTGCCTATAGAGCGCATTTTGATTGAGACCGACTCGCCATATTTAGCGCCGGTGCCCCATCGTGGCCAAACAAACGAGCCGGCTTGGGTATCCCATGTAGCGGGCTTTATAGCGGATTTAAGAGGGGTCTCGGTTGAGTCGATTGCTGAGCATACAACCCATAATTTTTATCAATGTTTTCAGTTAAATAGAAGTGATTCATGA
- a CDS encoding ankyrin repeat domain-containing protein, whose product MRLHRKLITLLAFLLVSLTAVAQTQEQVDKMTKAVQFDDLSEVKKLISTGVSPNLLVKGGNPLTVYAAKEKSKQTLDYLIGLKGVDVDHPNLSGETVLMMASLYGMLPEVKVLVDKRGAEINKSGWTPLHYACTEGHLAVADYLLSKGAKVDALSESDTTPLMMAVRSGNIQLVRLLLDRGADLQIRNHQGFSAIDVAELFNQEEISKGLRSRWEKLYKTKYQGGPKPVFVESKP is encoded by the coding sequence ATGAGATTACACCGCAAATTAATTACTCTGCTAGCTTTCCTTCTTGTAAGTCTAACGGCTGTTGCTCAGACCCAAGAGCAGGTCGACAAGATGACCAAGGCAGTGCAATTTGATGATCTTTCTGAGGTTAAGAAACTAATTTCTACTGGTGTAAGCCCCAATTTGCTGGTTAAGGGCGGCAATCCATTAACCGTATATGCCGCTAAGGAGAAATCCAAGCAAACTCTGGATTATTTGATTGGTCTCAAAGGTGTCGATGTAGACCATCCCAATCTCTCTGGCGAAACTGTTTTGATGATGGCATCCCTTTATGGCATGTTGCCTGAGGTAAAGGTCTTAGTGGATAAACGCGGCGCCGAGATCAATAAATCAGGATGGACACCCTTGCATTACGCCTGCACGGAGGGCCATTTAGCGGTAGCGGATTATCTCTTGAGCAAAGGCGCCAAAGTGGATGCTTTGTCTGAAAGCGACACAACCCCCTTGATGATGGCAGTTCGTTCCGGGAATATTCAATTGGTACGCTTGTTATTGGATCGCGGAGCTGATCTGCAGATCCGTAATCATCAAGGCTTTAGTGCGATTGATGTCGCAGAGTTGTTTAATCAAGAAGAGATCTCAAAGGGCTTGCGATCCCGCTGGGAGAAGCTTTACAAGACGAAGTATCAGGGTGGACCCAAGCCTGTTTTTGTTGAATCTAAGCCCTAG
- a CDS encoding ion channel, giving the protein MIDLPNFFTLFTKVSSSLPIDELYIVFLVAISLLAVHALLILLVGKIYQLLIDWADRQGIFWLSVPFFMVAVGLIFMTHLVDMIAWTYALIALKIFEVDTNAFYFVGEMYTTIGYGTFSLPENWKILPVMIAFSGIFAASMSGAILFNMISQIIRKKSGK; this is encoded by the coding sequence ATGATTGACCTACCTAACTTCTTTACCCTCTTTACAAAGGTATCGAGCAGCCTCCCAATCGATGAACTCTATATCGTATTTCTGGTGGCAATTAGTTTGTTAGCTGTCCACGCCTTACTCATATTGTTAGTAGGAAAGATCTATCAGTTATTGATTGATTGGGCTGACCGTCAAGGGATTTTTTGGTTATCCGTCCCCTTTTTTATGGTGGCTGTGGGCCTAATCTTTATGACGCATTTAGTCGATATGATTGCTTGGACCTACGCTTTAATTGCCTTGAAAATCTTTGAGGTCGATACCAATGCGTTTTACTTTGTGGGCGAGATGTACACCACCATTGGATATGGCACTTTTTCATTGCCTGAGAATTGGAAGATTCTGCCCGTGATGATTGCCTTTAGTGGCATCTTTGCTGCCTCTATGTCGGGCGCTATTCTCTTTAATATGATTAGTCAAATAATTCGCAAGAAATCAGGAAAATAA